A single region of the Syngnathus acus chromosome 6, fSynAcu1.2, whole genome shotgun sequence genome encodes:
- the mapk8ip2 gene encoding C-Jun-amino-terminal kinase-interacting protein 2 isoform X2, with protein sequence MADRAEMFSLNTFHSLSPPGCRPAHDISLEEFDDEDLSEITDDCGIGLNYDSDPYEKDSLILEKNDMHHPVCSFHDDFQEFEMIDDEDEDEEEEEEVDEEADPDAPPSPSASPPPSPILGTLKSRPTTLNLTTAVSQDSLNNNSSQSPKKESWQDSLRNPSTQGRTTPTHSCLEDGNHVTSQCPASSLSQSPGSQSQGSFGQLKSHPCPGEVTQPKADPSIHTTRVPSVDEHSQCSDTEVDHDLNNGHNRKHLNRLATDTYTITSESGMEAENDLDPDGTSHCLSSTAPLGGNDDADTPLSDDELDKDFEVEFMRKETYDMVCKENPLSYVEFPCIEPYELAAFSSSVSSSRSDAPDQSRNSDSAALVAPVVPAHESHSPSSDPGIADMNQQCYATSDLDKELSSPGSDSELDGEVDIEFACEGPVRSNMISSISETELDLTSDSSSGRSSHLTNSIEEASSPTSDQELDPDTELEQDSGIVGLKASLFLGQPDPIKEASPLPSLSPLLSPTIATPSPDDSPILPPKLYNDDRTLIELKNMDDDLSGEHQADPDETLPPQQCEDSMSRQMVLKIEPDHSLECFKRSFYLPVGPRLMPDADDYDETSEGDSESESEDDLSENSDSPWLLSNLVNRMISEGSYPISCPEECFKREVSVSDTISPSSEMGDGESFADEEPEMIRSEKYEVKKVMAEESQRMKMVQPSNEGVAMNSYLYMCNPTGDIIEPLSPDNCEQISSESTDCSSCTAPVPTTAKNLTDQLFKNTKRPEENVEPNNDLTMLGGRKNMDSPSLSESIGSDKDVGRETEPGTTSRSSASIERITEVKHSLTLDIPTAQANRCFSLTYSTDNDEEDDQGDSYPFLDDLRRRSYRGSDSKVDGSPPVDTNMPDQPCPDRNLPLCEKDLSAKPPSEDDGLAYDSMKYTLVVDENTTLELVSLRRCTSVLSDDSELSTLCDEEPLRTGQVDYYCDDEGVRPELLSSSGDSSPEVDLPFSKKFLNVFVNSTSRSSSTESFGLFSCTINGEERDQTHRAVYRFIPRHADELELDVDDPLYVEEEEDDYWYRGYNMRTGERGIFPAFYAHEVIGHAKEMLAMKRNPAWIETFDVQFLGSVEVPQHQGNGILCAAMQKIALSRKRTVHVRPPSLCELEISLQGVKLIMSLEDEYDCLDEFDRCSHFFQMKNISFCGCHPKNNCYFGFITKHPMLSRFACHVFVSQESMRPVAECVGRAFQEYYQEHVEYACPTEDIYLE encoded by the exons GCCAGCCCACGACATCAGCCTGGAGGAGTTTGATGACGAAGATCTCTCTGAGATCACTGACGACTGCGGAATTGGTCTCAATTACGACTCTGATCCCTACGAAAAG GACTCCCTCATTCTGGAGAAAAACGACATGCACCACCCAGTGTGCTCCTTCCACGATGACTTTCAAGAGTTTGAAATGATTGACGACgaagatgaggatgaggaagaggaggaggaggtagaCGAGGAGGCGGACCCCGATGCACCGCCGTCTCCCTCAGCGTCACCTCCCCCGTCGCCCATTCTCGGCACCCTGAAAAGCAGACCCACCACGCTAAACCTTACCACGGCTGTGTCGCAG gATTCACtgaacaacaacagcagtcaatcaccaaagaaagaaagctggCAGGACTCCTTGCGCAACCCATCTACACAGG GCCGCACGACTCCAACTCACTCATGTCTGGAGGATGGTAACCATGTGACAAGCCAATGTCCAGCCTCATCGCTTTCCCAGTCACCAGGGTCCCAGAGTCAAG GCTCGTTTGGCCAACTCAAGTCCCATCCTTGCCCTGGTGAAGTCACTCAACCAAAGGCTGACCCTTCAATTCACACCACCAGAGTACCTTCTGTTGATGAGCATTCCCAGTGTTCGGACACAGAGGTGGACCATGACCTCAACAACGGCCACAACCGCAAACATTTGAATCGGCTTGCCACTGACACGTACACAATCACAAGCGAGTCCGGCATGGAAGCCGAGAATGACTTGGATCCAGATGGAACCAGTCACTGCTTGTCATCTACTGCTCCTTTGGGAGGCAACGATGATGCCGACACCCCCTTGTCTGACGACGAGCTCGACAAAGACTTTGAAGTTGAGTTCATGCGCAAGGAGACGTATGATATGGTGTGCAAGGAGAATCCATTATCGTACGTGGAGTTCCCATGCATTGAACCATACGAGCTGGCAGCATTCTCCAGCTCTGTATCCTCCAGTCGCTCAGATGCTCCTGACCAGTCCAGAAATTCAGATTCCGCAGCCTTGGTAGCTCCGGTGGTTCCGGCTCATGAGTCCCACTCTCCGTCGTCAGATCCTGGGATAGCAGACATGAACCAACAATGTTATGCGACTTCAGACCTGGATAAGGAACTGAGCTCCCCAGGTTCTGACTCTGAGCTTGATGGAGAAGTGGACATAGAATTTGCTTGTGAGGGTCCCGTGCGCTCGAATATGATCTCGTCCATCTCAGAAACAGAGCTCGACCTGACTAGTGATAGCAGCAGTGGGCGCTCCTCTCATCTCACCAACTCCATCGAGGAAGCCAGCTCACCCACATCAGACCAGGAACTGGACCCAGATACTGAGTTAGAGCAAGACAGTGGGATTGTGGGACTTAAAGCATCTCTCTTTTTGGGCCAACCTGACCCAATCAAAGAAGCTTCTCCCCTACCCTCTCTATCACCTTTACTCTCCCCAACGATCGCCACCCCATCCCCTGATGACTCTCCCATTTTGCCACCCAAGTTGTACAATGATGACAGAACTCTGATTGAGTTAAAGAACATGGATGACGATCTGTCTGGCGAGCACCAGGCTGACCCAGATGAAACCCTTCCTCCTCAACAGTGCGAGGACAGCATGTCCAGACAAATGGTGCTCAAGATAGAACCTGACCACAGCCTTGAGTGCTTCAAACGCTCCTTCTACCTTCCAGTGGGACCCAGACTTATGCCTGATGCAGATGATTACGATGAAACTAGTGAAGGGGATTCGGAATCGGAAAGTGAGGACGACCTGAGTGAGAACTCGGACTCACCCTGGCTGCTTAGCAATTTGGTCAACAGGATGATCTCAGAAGGCTCATACCCAATCAGCTGTCCTGAGGAGTGCTTCAAGAGGGAGGTGTCTGTGTCAGATACGATCTCACCATCCTCAGAAATGGGCGATGGTGAAAGTTTTGCCGATGAGGAGCCAGAAATGATAAGATCAGAGAAGTATGAAGTCAAAAAGGTCATGGCTGAGGAAAGTCAGAGAATGAAGATGGTGCAGCCTTCAAATGAAGGTGTAGCCATGAACTCTTACCTCTATATGTGTAACCCCACCGGTGACATAATCGAACCACTGAGTCCTGATAACTGTGAACAAATTTCAAGCGAATCCACAGATTGCTCGTCATGCACCGCTCCAGTCCCCACCACTGCAAAGAACTTAACAGATCAACTCTTCAAGAACACCAAAAGACCAGAGGAGAACGTTGAGCCAAATAATGACTTGACAATGCTAGGGGGAAGAAAGAACATGGACTCTCCGAGCCTTAGCGAGAGTATCGGAAGCGACAAAGACGTAGGACGAGAGACAGAGCCCGGAACGACAAGTCGCTCATCTGCCTCCATTGAACGAATCACTGAGGTCAAACACAGCCTGACTCTGGACATACCGACTGCTCAAGCCAACCGTTGCTTCAGCCTCACCTACTCCACGGACAATGATGAAGAAGATGACCAAGGGGACTCATACCCATTCTTGGATGACTTGAGAAGACGTTCCTACAGGGGTAGCGATTCAAAGGTTGATGGTTCACCTCCTGTCGACACCAACATGCCGGACCAGCCGTGTCCGGATCGTAACCTCCCACTATGTGAGAAAGACCTGTCTGCGAAGCCACCCAGTGAAGACGATGGACTGGCCTACGACTCCATGAAGTACACGCTTGTGGTTGATGAGAACACAACTCTGGAACTAGTGAGCCTCAGAAG GTGCACATCGGTCCTAAGCGACGACAGTGAGCTCTCCACTTTATGCGACGAAGAGCCTTTGAGGACGGGTCAGGTGGACTACTATTGTGATGACGAAGGGGTGAGGCCAGAACTGCTTAGTTCTTCGGGAGACTCGTCCCCTGAGGTGGACCTCCCGTTTTCCAAGAAGTTCCTCAACGTCTTCGTCAATAGCACATCACGCTCATCAA GTACAGAATCCTTTGGACTTTTCTCCTGCACCATCAATGGGGAGGAGAGGGACCAAACGCACAGGGCAGTGTATAG GTTTATTCCAAGACATGCAGATGAACTGGAGCTGGACGTGGATGACCCTCTGTatgtggaggaagaggaggatgactACTGGTACAGAGGTTACAACATGCGCACTGGAGAACGTGGCATTTTCCCTGCCTTCTACGCCCACGAGGTCATCGGTCACGCCAAAGAAATGTTGG CCATGAAACGTAACCCAGCATGGATAGAGACATTCGACGTGCAGTTCTTGGGGTCCGTCGAGGTCCCTCAACATCAAGGCAATGGAATTCTTTGCGCTGCCATGCAGAAG ATTGCACTGTCCAGGAAGCGAACGGTGCACGTGCGGCCCCCCTCCCTGTGTGAGTTGGAGATTAGCTTGCAAGGAGTGAAGCTAATCATGAGTCTGGAGGATGAATACGACTGTCTGGATGAG TTTGACAGATGCAGTCACTTCTTCCAAATGAAGAACATCTCTTTCTGCGGTTGTCATCCCAAAAACAACTG cTACTTTGGCTTCATCACAAAGCACCCCATGCTGAGCAGGTTTGCGTGTCACGTGTTTGTCTCCCAAGAGTCCATGCGACCCGTAGCAGAGTGTGTTGG TCGGGCCTTCCAGGAATATTACCAGGAACACGTGGAGTACGCCTGTCCCACTGAGGACATCTATCTGGAGTAA
- the arsa gene encoding arylsulfatase A, producing MELPRLGFVALLCICAQGTSPPNFVVIFADDLGFGDLGCYGHPSSFTPNLDRLAAGGLRFTDFYCTSPVCSPSRASLLTGRYQTRSGIYPGVLYPGSIGGLPHNETTIAEVLKPLGYATAAVGKWHLGFGQNGTFLPTKQGFDEYLGIPYSHDMGPCHNLTCFPPDIKCFGQCDVGTVLVPLMHNEVIREQPVNFLNLERAYSDFATSFITTSAKKKQPFFLYYPSHHTHYPQYAGQEAAGNTSRGPFGDSLLEFDNTVGKVLASLEENGVIHNTLVFFTSDNGPSLIRMSRGGNAGALRCGKGTTYEGGMREPAIAFWPGTITPGVTHELASTLDILPTIARLAGTKTPPVELDGVDMTEVLINHGTSKREAMMFYPTDPSENFGLFALRLGKYKAHFYTRGSTLSSTTPDKECSVFATLTAHDPPLLFDLEADPSEHYPLGPSGETDIPALLERIKKVKKQFEASMVFGESQIGKGSDPQLEPCCSPQCSPKPHCCQC from the exons ATGGAATTGCCCCGCCTGGGATTTGTGGCCTTGTTATGCATTTGTGCACAGGGTACCTCGCCTCCCAATTTTGTCGTGATCTTCGCTGATGATTTGGGTTTTGGAGATTTGGGGTGTTACGGGCACCCCAGCTCGTTTACACCGAATCTGGACCGCCTTGCTGCCGGTGGACTCCGCTTTACGGACTTTTACTGCACCAGCCCCGTCTGCAGCCCGTCCAG GGCGTCACTGCTGACAGGACGGTATCAGACCCGCTCTGGTATTTACCCTGGGGTTCTGTATCCTGGTTCTATCGGCGGCCTGCCACACAATGAAACCACCATTGCCGAGGTGCTGAAGCCTCTGGGCTACGCCACGGCTGCTGTAGGGAAGTGGCACCTGGGATTTGGGCAGAACGGAACTTTCCTTCCCACCAAGCAGGGCTTCGACGAGTACCTAGGCATACCGTACTCACACGACATG GGCCCGTGTCACAACCTGACCTGCTTCCCTCCAGACATCAAGTGCTTCGGGCAGTGCGACGTAGGCACTGTTCTAGTCCCCCTGATGCACAATGAAGTCATCAGGGAACAGCCTGTGAACTTCCTGAATCTGGAACGAGCATACAGCGACTTCGCCACCAGCTTCATCACCACCTCGGCCAAGAAAAAGCAACCCTTCTTCCTCTACTATCCGTCCCAC CACACCCATTATCCCCAGTATGCGGGCCAGGAGGCTGCCGGGAATACGTCAAGAGGCCCATTCGGAGACTCTCTGTTGGAGTTTGACAACACTGTCGGAAAGGTGCTAGCCAGCTTGGAGGAGAACGGAGTGATTCACAATACGCTGGTTTTCTTCACGTCAGACAATGG GCCTTCGCTGATACGCATGTCCCGAGGTGGTAACGCCGGAGCTCTGAGATGCGGCAAAGGCACCACGTATGAGGGTGGCATGAGGGAGCCCGCCATCGCCTTCTGGCCTGGCACAATTACACCAG GTGTGACACATGAGCTGGCGAGCACTCTGGATATCCTGCCCACCATCGCTAGGCTAGCAGGAACTAAAACACCACCAGTTGAGCTGGATGGTGTCGATATGACTGAAGTCCTCATCAATCACGGAACG AGTAAGAGGGAGGCAATGATGTTCTACCCTACTGATCCCAGTGAAAATTTCGGGCTCTTCGCTCTCCGACTTGGGAAGTACAAGGCGCACTTCTACACACGAG GTTCCACCCTAAGCAGCACGACCCCTGACAAAGAGTGTTCAGTGTTCGCCACCCTTACCGCTCACGACCCGCCGCTGCTCTTTGATTTGGAGGCCGACCCCTCAGAGCACTACCCGCTGGGGCCAAGCGGTGAGACTGACATACCGGCGCTGCTGGAGAGAATTAAGAAAGTCAAAAAGCAGTTTGAAGCCTCCATGGTGTTCGGAGAGAGTCAGATTGGGAAAGGAAGCGACCCGCAACTGGAGCCTTGCTGCAGTCCACAGTGCAGCCCGAAACCTCATTGTTGTCAATGCTGA
- the mapk8ip2 gene encoding C-Jun-amino-terminal kinase-interacting protein 2 isoform X1: MADRAEMFSLNTFHSLSPPGCRPAHDISLEEFDDEDLSEITDDCGIGLNYDSDPYEKDSLILEKNDMHHPVCSFHDDFQEFEMIDDEDEDEEEEEEVDEEADPDAPPSPSASPPPSPILGTLKSRPTTLNLTTAVSQDSLNNNSSQSPKKESWQDSLRNPSTQGRTTPTHSCLEDGNHVTSQCPASSLSQSPGSQSQGSPAKQAGEGGNPHSPHRPLLCDMEGNRRERLEYGSFGQLKSHPCPGEVTQPKADPSIHTTRVPSVDEHSQCSDTEVDHDLNNGHNRKHLNRLATDTYTITSESGMEAENDLDPDGTSHCLSSTAPLGGNDDADTPLSDDELDKDFEVEFMRKETYDMVCKENPLSYVEFPCIEPYELAAFSSSVSSSRSDAPDQSRNSDSAALVAPVVPAHESHSPSSDPGIADMNQQCYATSDLDKELSSPGSDSELDGEVDIEFACEGPVRSNMISSISETELDLTSDSSSGRSSHLTNSIEEASSPTSDQELDPDTELEQDSGIVGLKASLFLGQPDPIKEASPLPSLSPLLSPTIATPSPDDSPILPPKLYNDDRTLIELKNMDDDLSGEHQADPDETLPPQQCEDSMSRQMVLKIEPDHSLECFKRSFYLPVGPRLMPDADDYDETSEGDSESESEDDLSENSDSPWLLSNLVNRMISEGSYPISCPEECFKREVSVSDTISPSSEMGDGESFADEEPEMIRSEKYEVKKVMAEESQRMKMVQPSNEGVAMNSYLYMCNPTGDIIEPLSPDNCEQISSESTDCSSCTAPVPTTAKNLTDQLFKNTKRPEENVEPNNDLTMLGGRKNMDSPSLSESIGSDKDVGRETEPGTTSRSSASIERITEVKHSLTLDIPTAQANRCFSLTYSTDNDEEDDQGDSYPFLDDLRRRSYRGSDSKVDGSPPVDTNMPDQPCPDRNLPLCEKDLSAKPPSEDDGLAYDSMKYTLVVDENTTLELVSLRRCTSVLSDDSELSTLCDEEPLRTGQVDYYCDDEGVRPELLSSSGDSSPEVDLPFSKKFLNVFVNSTSRSSSTESFGLFSCTINGEERDQTHRAVYRFIPRHADELELDVDDPLYVEEEEDDYWYRGYNMRTGERGIFPAFYAHEVIGHAKEMLAMKRNPAWIETFDVQFLGSVEVPQHQGNGILCAAMQKIALSRKRTVHVRPPSLCELEISLQGVKLIMSLEDEYDCLDEFDRCSHFFQMKNISFCGCHPKNNCYFGFITKHPMLSRFACHVFVSQESMRPVAECVGRAFQEYYQEHVEYACPTEDIYLE, translated from the exons GCCAGCCCACGACATCAGCCTGGAGGAGTTTGATGACGAAGATCTCTCTGAGATCACTGACGACTGCGGAATTGGTCTCAATTACGACTCTGATCCCTACGAAAAG GACTCCCTCATTCTGGAGAAAAACGACATGCACCACCCAGTGTGCTCCTTCCACGATGACTTTCAAGAGTTTGAAATGATTGACGACgaagatgaggatgaggaagaggaggaggaggtagaCGAGGAGGCGGACCCCGATGCACCGCCGTCTCCCTCAGCGTCACCTCCCCCGTCGCCCATTCTCGGCACCCTGAAAAGCAGACCCACCACGCTAAACCTTACCACGGCTGTGTCGCAG gATTCACtgaacaacaacagcagtcaatcaccaaagaaagaaagctggCAGGACTCCTTGCGCAACCCATCTACACAGG GCCGCACGACTCCAACTCACTCATGTCTGGAGGATGGTAACCATGTGACAAGCCAATGTCCAGCCTCATCGCTTTCCCAGTCACCAGGGTCCCAGAGTCAAGGTAGTCCAGCAAAACAAGCAGGGGAGGGTGGGAACCCCCATTCCCCTCACAGGCCCCTCCTCTGTGACATGGAGGGCAACAGGCGGGAGAGGCTTGAATACG GCTCGTTTGGCCAACTCAAGTCCCATCCTTGCCCTGGTGAAGTCACTCAACCAAAGGCTGACCCTTCAATTCACACCACCAGAGTACCTTCTGTTGATGAGCATTCCCAGTGTTCGGACACAGAGGTGGACCATGACCTCAACAACGGCCACAACCGCAAACATTTGAATCGGCTTGCCACTGACACGTACACAATCACAAGCGAGTCCGGCATGGAAGCCGAGAATGACTTGGATCCAGATGGAACCAGTCACTGCTTGTCATCTACTGCTCCTTTGGGAGGCAACGATGATGCCGACACCCCCTTGTCTGACGACGAGCTCGACAAAGACTTTGAAGTTGAGTTCATGCGCAAGGAGACGTATGATATGGTGTGCAAGGAGAATCCATTATCGTACGTGGAGTTCCCATGCATTGAACCATACGAGCTGGCAGCATTCTCCAGCTCTGTATCCTCCAGTCGCTCAGATGCTCCTGACCAGTCCAGAAATTCAGATTCCGCAGCCTTGGTAGCTCCGGTGGTTCCGGCTCATGAGTCCCACTCTCCGTCGTCAGATCCTGGGATAGCAGACATGAACCAACAATGTTATGCGACTTCAGACCTGGATAAGGAACTGAGCTCCCCAGGTTCTGACTCTGAGCTTGATGGAGAAGTGGACATAGAATTTGCTTGTGAGGGTCCCGTGCGCTCGAATATGATCTCGTCCATCTCAGAAACAGAGCTCGACCTGACTAGTGATAGCAGCAGTGGGCGCTCCTCTCATCTCACCAACTCCATCGAGGAAGCCAGCTCACCCACATCAGACCAGGAACTGGACCCAGATACTGAGTTAGAGCAAGACAGTGGGATTGTGGGACTTAAAGCATCTCTCTTTTTGGGCCAACCTGACCCAATCAAAGAAGCTTCTCCCCTACCCTCTCTATCACCTTTACTCTCCCCAACGATCGCCACCCCATCCCCTGATGACTCTCCCATTTTGCCACCCAAGTTGTACAATGATGACAGAACTCTGATTGAGTTAAAGAACATGGATGACGATCTGTCTGGCGAGCACCAGGCTGACCCAGATGAAACCCTTCCTCCTCAACAGTGCGAGGACAGCATGTCCAGACAAATGGTGCTCAAGATAGAACCTGACCACAGCCTTGAGTGCTTCAAACGCTCCTTCTACCTTCCAGTGGGACCCAGACTTATGCCTGATGCAGATGATTACGATGAAACTAGTGAAGGGGATTCGGAATCGGAAAGTGAGGACGACCTGAGTGAGAACTCGGACTCACCCTGGCTGCTTAGCAATTTGGTCAACAGGATGATCTCAGAAGGCTCATACCCAATCAGCTGTCCTGAGGAGTGCTTCAAGAGGGAGGTGTCTGTGTCAGATACGATCTCACCATCCTCAGAAATGGGCGATGGTGAAAGTTTTGCCGATGAGGAGCCAGAAATGATAAGATCAGAGAAGTATGAAGTCAAAAAGGTCATGGCTGAGGAAAGTCAGAGAATGAAGATGGTGCAGCCTTCAAATGAAGGTGTAGCCATGAACTCTTACCTCTATATGTGTAACCCCACCGGTGACATAATCGAACCACTGAGTCCTGATAACTGTGAACAAATTTCAAGCGAATCCACAGATTGCTCGTCATGCACCGCTCCAGTCCCCACCACTGCAAAGAACTTAACAGATCAACTCTTCAAGAACACCAAAAGACCAGAGGAGAACGTTGAGCCAAATAATGACTTGACAATGCTAGGGGGAAGAAAGAACATGGACTCTCCGAGCCTTAGCGAGAGTATCGGAAGCGACAAAGACGTAGGACGAGAGACAGAGCCCGGAACGACAAGTCGCTCATCTGCCTCCATTGAACGAATCACTGAGGTCAAACACAGCCTGACTCTGGACATACCGACTGCTCAAGCCAACCGTTGCTTCAGCCTCACCTACTCCACGGACAATGATGAAGAAGATGACCAAGGGGACTCATACCCATTCTTGGATGACTTGAGAAGACGTTCCTACAGGGGTAGCGATTCAAAGGTTGATGGTTCACCTCCTGTCGACACCAACATGCCGGACCAGCCGTGTCCGGATCGTAACCTCCCACTATGTGAGAAAGACCTGTCTGCGAAGCCACCCAGTGAAGACGATGGACTGGCCTACGACTCCATGAAGTACACGCTTGTGGTTGATGAGAACACAACTCTGGAACTAGTGAGCCTCAGAAG GTGCACATCGGTCCTAAGCGACGACAGTGAGCTCTCCACTTTATGCGACGAAGAGCCTTTGAGGACGGGTCAGGTGGACTACTATTGTGATGACGAAGGGGTGAGGCCAGAACTGCTTAGTTCTTCGGGAGACTCGTCCCCTGAGGTGGACCTCCCGTTTTCCAAGAAGTTCCTCAACGTCTTCGTCAATAGCACATCACGCTCATCAA GTACAGAATCCTTTGGACTTTTCTCCTGCACCATCAATGGGGAGGAGAGGGACCAAACGCACAGGGCAGTGTATAG GTTTATTCCAAGACATGCAGATGAACTGGAGCTGGACGTGGATGACCCTCTGTatgtggaggaagaggaggatgactACTGGTACAGAGGTTACAACATGCGCACTGGAGAACGTGGCATTTTCCCTGCCTTCTACGCCCACGAGGTCATCGGTCACGCCAAAGAAATGTTGG CCATGAAACGTAACCCAGCATGGATAGAGACATTCGACGTGCAGTTCTTGGGGTCCGTCGAGGTCCCTCAACATCAAGGCAATGGAATTCTTTGCGCTGCCATGCAGAAG ATTGCACTGTCCAGGAAGCGAACGGTGCACGTGCGGCCCCCCTCCCTGTGTGAGTTGGAGATTAGCTTGCAAGGAGTGAAGCTAATCATGAGTCTGGAGGATGAATACGACTGTCTGGATGAG TTTGACAGATGCAGTCACTTCTTCCAAATGAAGAACATCTCTTTCTGCGGTTGTCATCCCAAAAACAACTG cTACTTTGGCTTCATCACAAAGCACCCCATGCTGAGCAGGTTTGCGTGTCACGTGTTTGTCTCCCAAGAGTCCATGCGACCCGTAGCAGAGTGTGTTGG TCGGGCCTTCCAGGAATATTACCAGGAACACGTGGAGTACGCCTGTCCCACTGAGGACATCTATCTGGAGTAA